The DNA sequence aaatttcgcccttacctatatggcaggccattcaaagtggttaGCGACCATCatgctttgtgttggctagctaacttaaaggacccttcaggacggctggcacggtggagcctcagactacaagaatacgacatcgctctaacatacaagtccggacgaaaacactcagatgccgattgcctatcacgcgcccccattgacccgccgccgcaagatgacgacgatgacgacgccttccttggaataataagagcggaagacttcgccgaacaagaacgaggggacccggagctaaaagccctagtcgagtatttggaagggcacaccgacgttgtccctattgcatttaagcgtggattgtcatcgttcatgcttcaaaacaacctacttatgaagaagaacttctcaccagtccgcgccaactaccttcttgttgttccgtcggcgctgcatccagaagtactgcacgccctacatgaagATACGAgtgctgggcacctcggtttctccgggacgctatcgaggatacaagaaaggtattactggccgcacctaaccgccgatgtcgcccgttacaccaggacatgccgagactgtcagcgacgcaggacaccaccgacaaggccagcgggattactacaggcgatcaagcctccttaccaacCTTTTAAGTAGATCGGGATGGACtggttgggaccgtttccgacattaACTCCCGCAAATAAGTGGATCGtagtggcgacggactatctcacgcGCTTCGCTggaactaaagctctaccgaaaggcagcgcagccgaagtggcgaaatttttcgtcgagaacatcctgctgcgacatggtgctccagaagtcctcatcaccgacagacgaacggcttttacagcagagctcacggaagccattctgcaatacagacaGACAaatcacaggaggacaactactacctaccatccgcagacgaacggtctcacggagcgcctgaacaagaccctcgccgacatgctagcaatgtacgtcgacgtcgaacacaagacctgggatgccctcctgccgtacgtaacatacgcttacaacacggtggtgcaagaaacaacacagatcacgccatttaggctggtttacagcaggaacccgacgacgacgctcgacgccatgctgccgcacgtcactgacgaggaaaatcttgacgtcgctacctatctccagcgcgtcgaagaagccagacagctcgccagctcaagaaccagcagaggaccgacagccgacactagaacctccgacgacgcttcgtcgagtaccagcccggcgaccgtgagTGGGTATGGACtgcgatacgccgacgaggacagAGTGAGAAACTACACCGACgccatttcggaccctacaaggtcatccgaagtattggcgctctggactaccaggtcgtgccagacggcatttcgcattcacagcggcgctgcgcacgatctgaagtggtccacatggtgcgccttaaaccgttttacgtgcgctgacgaacttccttatctttttgttgttttctttgctacgagtgcctTTGTTTAtgacttttgtttgttttcagcatcgggttgatgctctgtaagaggggggtaatgacacgtgtacttatctttatcgggcgaccacgtttcaccgcctaacaaatgttatcgcacagcgcaggacgcgcctgcatgtaaaagtagtttctggaacgttatcgatggttccgtccactgtctttcaccgcaacttatgtaatctgattgcatgtatgcgcgacgcgaatagtatagaactttgtggaagacacgcgggtcccagcggttaacctggaacattcgacgactgatctataaaagccggcgcgcttgacccgctgatccgattttcgacgatcgccgactgtgttcgccgccatctttgtgctataagtgtagcctgtattgtgggcacaggttcgcccaataaaagttggttttgtcgttgacagtattgctactgtgtccttcaacatcaccaccacgtgacaatgttttgaaactctggctaaagatagctgggacaccttgtatgtgtatatatatatacatacatacatacctataGTGCCCTGAAAAGTCTCAGCCGTGCGCGTAGCTCTTGACATGAATgcatagaatttattgataggaaagacagagaggtcgacctgagctagtgcgctctagtctgctactctgcactggggaagagggaaggggggtgaaagtattggaatggatgatgatgataagagaagtggtgagtgcttatgtacatgagacagttgcctcgctagagccgctcgtcgagcttggtgtcctgcaggaacttcaacaatacttttgttgcacgcattgaaattgcagtgtcaggccatgggccgaggatagcttcctccgacagtagttgcctgccaacgctggctaagaaactgtctaacgtccttcgctccagcatatatgctgggcagtcgcacagtacgtgttgcagtgtttcgggcatctggcagtgtgcacaatcagggctgttcgattggccgatgaggtgtgcgtagcgacgggtgaaagcaacgccgagccgaatcctgtgtagcaatgatgtagCTCTTGACATTTTCTTTCAGGTATCATTGCGGGACCGCTGGCTCACAGGTTCAACGCTCGTCCAGTGATTATCGCAGGAGCAGCGATTTCAGCAGGCGGCGCAATTCTCAGCTTTTTCGCCACGACTATTGCATTTATGACAGTAACACTAGGAGTAATACACGGTAAggcacttttatatatatatatatatatatatatatataatgatggcACAAGTGAATTGTGCGCGTCAGAAACCATTGAAACGATACGACGTTGTGACACAGACTCCCGCAATAAGTCAAAGGCCACTCCATACTGCCAATTGCGGAGACGTACTTTCGATTCTTAACCTCTGAGGCTGCATTTGTCTATACGTGGGGAGGAGATACATATATTTTTGAGGAGATTACACAATACGGGAACGAGCTATCGTTGTCATAACTATTACGGAAGCCCGTGCATGTACATTTAACATATTTCATGTGCCCATTGTGCAGAAAACGCTTCTAATTTTCGTTACTCAGGGCTGTTCCTTTAAGCCTATCTGAAGCCTTTACGGCCAGTTGCTTGCCTGACGAAACAGTGAAAACTAGTAGGTCATTATCATTTGGCGtgaattgtttttttcttttcgtgcagGGAAACACTAAGACGATTTGGTATTACTGCACAACTATTGTATGCGCAACGCGGTATCAGAGTAACGCATGACCAGCTCGTGACGAATCTTAGCGCTAATTTAATTAGGTTGGTTTCGCATAATTATTCATATTTTGAATGTTACATTTATAAGGGTACAGTGTACGGGGACCAATATAATTTACGAAGACGCTGCAAATATCTGCACAATCCGTTACTGTAGAAATTATTATAGGTTGTTGGGACGAAATCTGAGCGTACCATGTCTTTACATGTAATATGTCACGTGACGGCAGTTCTTCACGGGGCATCAAGTCACCTAATGCGTTTTTTTCCTTATCTTCTTTCCACGGGCACAGCCATAGGAACGGGTATGGTGTTCATAGCAGCCCCTACCATTATCAGCGAGCACTTTGTCAAGAACAAGGGCCTCGCGATGGGCGTCAACTTCGCTGGCGTCACCGCTGGTCTTTTCGTGTTTCCCAAACTTCTGGAGTACCTCACCGCCACCTATGGCCTACGTGGTGCTCTCCTGATCTTCGGTGGCGTCACCATGAACGGGCTTGCATTTAGCCTATTTCCCCGCACCCCTGCTTGGAGGAAAGCTTCCCGAGGCAAGAATCAACTCGCTGCTCGATTTCCATCGAAAGCCATCGGAGACGATGGAAACAACGAGCTGAGCCATGCACTGACGGTGTTTAAAAGCCCCGTGTTCTATCTCATCATATACAGCTTTAACGCTTACTGCTTTGGATACGAGTGCTACTTATCACTTTTCGTCGACTTCGCCTGTGATCGAGGAGTAGTGCTGTCCACTGCCGTTACCGCGATGGCGGCGGGAGCAATCGCCGAGATCCTGGGGAGGCTCACATTGCCGGCAGCAGCCGACCGCGGCGTGCTGAATATCAAGACGGCTGTGGTGCTCACACTGGCTGCCCAGGCGGTGGCGTTTCTCGTTCTTCCGTTGCTACGCTCTCAAGGACTTATTTTCGCCGTGGCCGCTTTCATAGCCTTCATAATCGGCACTGGAATGGTAATTTTTTCGATGATCCTGGCGTCTTACTTCGGACACGAGAAGATGTCATTATCGTTCGGCATCGTCGTCGCGTCAGCCGGGATGCTATCATTTGTGAAGCCGTGTTTGATAGGTGAGACTTATTCGTGTTACTCTCGTCACGAATTTATCACTCACATTCTTTGGATTCTAATGCGGCATGCGCTCAGGCAGCGCGTAGAGTACAATTGTGCATTTCAGCAGTTGAACTCAAAAGAAAGATAACAAATAACTTCAACATTTAGCTTTAAGGAAGACGGCGAGGTTTGTGGAAGCATTCTTGACATGCATAATTTCAGATAGAAACTGTAGGTCTCGTCTACGGAATGCTTACCAAGAAGCAAACCTCGCCGTTATGCCTAGAAAATTCAATGACAATGCAAAGTAATGTTGGGACAGTAGAAGGCCGTTTATATCAATGAATATTCATGTATTAATGCCTGCTATGCATTGGTTTGTTCCCGTTCTAGTTTCAGGAGTTACGAATGTATTACATTAGAATTCTAGGATTCCATTCACACATGATACATGACTGCCTGACTGCTTGAAAGAGGAGCACTGCATGCTTTCTCTGCAAGCAGTGCTCCTCTTTTGTCCGTGTATGATATGCTGCAAGGGGCTTTCCTGTTGCTTTTCTTGGTTTCTTATATTGTCTTTAGGATGGTTCACGTGGTTTCCCTTTACTAAGATAGTCACGAGATTATTTCTGCTTTGTCTAGTGTGTTTACATTTACACCATAGCGGCCTCTGTTAGAACCTAAATTCGGTTGCTCCTCATATGTGATGGGCATTGGGAACCATTGATATAAGAAATGTTGGGTGCCGTCTTCCCACTTCACAGAGAAACTTCTTCATAGTGATGAGCTTTGTTCCCTGTCGTTTTCTGAAAGCCTAGGGAGGAGCAATATATATTTCGAGTGAAACGCTCATTATTCGGTGTGTTTTCCTGTGTCGGGGAGTTTTACTTGCGATGATCATGTTCTTTACGCTGCAATGATTGGTAAGAGACGAGCTGATTTTCTCTGCGTGATAGTTGCCTAATAGAAGGGACTACACAAATTTTAGAAgcttaggaggaggaggaaagaaatgtattaaataaagaaatgacaagcaggtgtctttctgcttgtgcggaaGGCGCCCTTAGTcgagggctcctgcggctcttggtgtctcccgggcccgccgcatgAGTTCTTGCTGGTTACGAGgatccgaactagtcagcacggcctcccattTCTctggtgtggggttgggtattttcGGGGCTGCCTTGACGTTGGCGCATGCCCATGTGGTGTGGTATAGTGAGGCGTAgtcgttacaaaggggacatttgtatgagtatagtgtagggtgtatcgCGTGTAGactgcttaaatgggggtatgtattggtttgtaattgtcgccatgttacggcgtcttcacgtgagggTCTTGTggggaggtgggtattgtcgtctgttcaacctgtggtgttgtagtatggcgttgtgttgtaaaggtacgggctccatagatgcggccgtatccctctcttgtggcgcccgggaggcattgTCACAGTGCTATCCTTTAAACGACCTTCCTGGTCTTGAGTTGCGCATAATCTGGGTGAAAAGTTTAACGTGTTCAACTCCTTTATGACTGATCAACGTACTACTTGTTCAACTACTTTGTGCTGTTCCCAAACGGGTTTAAACGAAAGATGATCAATAGTAGAGCAGAACAGAACTTATGTTATCGCTAGTATGTTGCAGGGCATGGTGTTCCTTCTAATTGTGCCTTTGCATTACTGCCTTAGCGTAAAGGTATGACTTCTATACATATGCATGAAGTCGCAAATTAGCAGACGTGATTGGCAGTCTGgataaaagtaaaataaaatgctCGCCACACGTATGTCGTGTCTGCCGACCTAAATTCTAGAATGCGATTACCTGTGCCTTGCTATAGTTCAAATAAAAGGAATGCCTTAAGTACAATTCGCAAAGTGTTACCTGACCTGTGAATTCAGCTAAAGGGAAGCAAAATGGACAAGTCAAGGAGTGAAGAGCCATGACTTGGTTGTTATGACTTTCATTTGGGGGCCTGTGCGTAACATTTCTTTACTTTACGGCAATGAATACCGCGGACCAAAGTTCTTGTACTAAAGGGCAACAGAAGTGAAAAAAATAAGCATGCTGAAGGGTGTGGTGAAAGTACACAAATAAGGGTGCCGCAATGCCTTTAACTATAGTGCTATCTTGACATTCAATGTGATCGGCTTACATCGCGAACTTTTACGCGAAACGCTTTTTATATGACATCAGAAGAAGGTAGTCTCGTACAGCACTGACTGCGACACCTTTTTAAAATAGTACAGGATCATTTGCGCAGAATTTGTCGAAGTGCTGCGCTAAACATTGTATACTCATGTTATCGCAAATTAGCTGCACTGACTGAAACCCTTATGTACTACAGTGAACGAGAGGATAATCTATAATACGTTCTCCTCCAAGTAGTGGTGATGATGCTATATAGAGACTGTACTCTAACCTTCTGATATCTGAAAACTAAGAGGCATCTTGAGAATTAGTGAAGCCTCGAGTTTTAAGAATTGCTTGTCACATATATTCTGTGAGTGATTCTGCCCTAAAAGTTGAGCGCAAACCAATATGGTATTCATCATGCACTTTGCATCATTCCCCTTTTTGCTGGACGATCGCCTGACCAATCATGAAGTCTGGTACATCAATTCACACAACTGCGAGTAGATCTCAGCCAGTATTACATTGCAGGAATGCAAGAACTAAATTGCGTCATACACTTCGCATTCGGCGGGCGACCGTATCATGGCAGACAGGTGTTGTTTCGAATCGTGC is a window from the Dermacentor variabilis isolate Ectoservices chromosome 3, ASM5094787v1, whole genome shotgun sequence genome containing:
- the LOC142576496 gene encoding monocarboxylate transporter 9-like isoform X2 — protein: MLLMGSLELLLSAATAWSRQRSQLVSGRCLCSRLLLCHGRTAFDGIPIRRHTGDIPGIIAGPLAHRFNARPVIIAGAAISAGGAILSFFATTIAFMTVTLGVIHAIGTGMVFIAAPTIISEHFVKNKGLAMGVNFAGVTAGLFVFPKLLEYLTATYGLRGALLIFGGVTMNGLAFSLFPRTPAWRKASRGKNQLAARFPSKAIGDDGNNELSHALTVFKSPVFYLIIYSFNAYCFGYECYLSLFVDFACDRGVVLSTAVTAMAAGAIAEILGRLTLPAAADRGVLNIKTAVVLTLAAQAVAFLVLPLLRSQGLIFAVAAFIAFIIGTGMVIFSMILASYFGHEKMSLSFGIVVASAGMLSFVKPCLIGHFRDRVGAYDWLFVICGALSAIGAAFWLVVIAWERRRSEKEVIHNKSSPPYTIITMKCINCFPQKGQR
- the LOC142576496 gene encoding monocarboxylate transporter 2-like isoform X1, with the protein product MQRKGGDTIPERGSIFVSHYKEEGTMPRCCSWDRWNYCSRLPQHGPDSVHSWLVAGACALASFFAMAGRRSTGFLFVATLETFQVNRVEGSWPIMVLGAVVLLAGIIAGPLAHRFNARPVIIAGAAISAGGAILSFFATTIAFMTVTLGVIHAIGTGMVFIAAPTIISEHFVKNKGLAMGVNFAGVTAGLFVFPKLLEYLTATYGLRGALLIFGGVTMNGLAFSLFPRTPAWRKASRGKNQLAARFPSKAIGDDGNNELSHALTVFKSPVFYLIIYSFNAYCFGYECYLSLFVDFACDRGVVLSTAVTAMAAGAIAEILGRLTLPAAADRGVLNIKTAVVLTLAAQAVAFLVLPLLRSQGLIFAVAAFIAFIIGTGMVIFSMILASYFGHEKMSLSFGIVVASAGMLSFVKPCLIGHFRDRVGAYDWLFVICGALSAIGAAFWLVVIAWERRRSEKEVIHNKSSPPYTIITMKCINCFPQKGQR
- the LOC142576496 gene encoding monocarboxylate transporter 2-like isoform X4; translated protein: MLRGATGWRAGCAGGGRSNCGVSRPRRGCGGESDGGPPLRIIAGPLAHRFNARPVIIAGAAISAGGAILSFFATTIAFMTVTLGVIHAIGTGMVFIAAPTIISEHFVKNKGLAMGVNFAGVTAGLFVFPKLLEYLTATYGLRGALLIFGGVTMNGLAFSLFPRTPAWRKASRGKNQLAARFPSKAIGDDGNNELSHALTVFKSPVFYLIIYSFNAYCFGYECYLSLFVDFACDRGVVLSTAVTAMAAGAIAEILGRLTLPAAADRGVLNIKTAVVLTLAAQAVAFLVLPLLRSQGLIFAVAAFIAFIIGTGMVIFSMILASYFGHEKMSLSFGIVVASAGMLSFVKPCLIGHFRDRVGAYDWLFVICGALSAIGAAFWLVVIAWERRRSEKEVIHNKSSPPYTIITMKCINCFPQKGQR
- the LOC142576496 gene encoding monocarboxylate transporter 2-like isoform X3, producing MQRKGGDTIPERGSIFVSHYKEEGTMPRCCSWDRWNYCSRLPQHGPDSVHSWLVAGACALASFFAMAGRRSTGFLFVATLETFQVNRVEGSWPIMVLGAVVLLAAIGTGMVFIAAPTIISEHFVKNKGLAMGVNFAGVTAGLFVFPKLLEYLTATYGLRGALLIFGGVTMNGLAFSLFPRTPAWRKASRGKNQLAARFPSKAIGDDGNNELSHALTVFKSPVFYLIIYSFNAYCFGYECYLSLFVDFACDRGVVLSTAVTAMAAGAIAEILGRLTLPAAADRGVLNIKTAVVLTLAAQAVAFLVLPLLRSQGLIFAVAAFIAFIIGTGMVIFSMILASYFGHEKMSLSFGIVVASAGMLSFVKPCLIGHFRDRVGAYDWLFVICGALSAIGAAFWLVVIAWERRRSEKEVIHNKSSPPYTIITMKCINCFPQKGQR